DNA sequence from the Melospiza georgiana isolate bMelGeo1 chromosome 7, bMelGeo1.pri, whole genome shotgun sequence genome:
CTGCTCCAGATCAGAAAAATTGAATTGCTAGAGAAGATGCAGTCAATTTAATGTAGTTTCATGTACCTCAATAATTGCCCTTGTGTTGTTTTCAAGacaggtttttcctttttaatataCTTGTCTGGTATATAGGATTCCATGAAGTAATTTAGTAATTTTTGTTGCTTAGTCTTTTGTGAATACTTCTTTAGGTGAAATAACTTAGTAATctagcaaaaaaagaaatttgtgttCCATGCTTAGAATTACAATTACAACCTAGTGATGTAAGAACATCCATTTTAAGTCACTGGGGTAGCAGTCAATGCAAGTGAAATCCAATGCTGTAATGGCAGTTTCCAGAGAAGTTTTGAGAAAAATGTGTGAAGTTCTaataatttttatgtttcaGGAATCAAAGTGGAGTTTcttcaagagaaaaaagaagcaaaacactAATTTTGAAAACCCAATATATGCAGAGGTAttgtttatattatataattctatttttcagcTAATGTACTGATGGACTTTGTTCTTGCTTTCATAGGATAAAGATTATTGGTAGATTCTGCTGCTATGtggaacagcacagaaattccAGTGCAGGTTAGGGAATGAAGTGGTTGTCTGAGGTTACTAAATGTCATGCACAATGAGGTGTTGAgcaggctcagctcagctgctcctgacaTTAAGCATTAGAGTAGAAGTTCCAGTGTATAGAGTGTAAATTTCTAGTATTGCTTTTACTCAGCTGTCCTATCTAAGGTGAAATTAGCATTTCATTTTGTTACAGGTGCTgttttgcagaaataatttataCCATTTCATTTAACTTTAGGaatatttatttactgtttCTGAAAGCTAATATTGGATGTGTGGTGCATTAGAATgtaaggttttattttatgattattgtttcagatggaaaaggagcagcaacAGGACACAGAAAATGTCCCTACCCATTCTCCTTCACTGCCTCCCAAGATTATTCTGAAGAGAGACCAACCCCTAGCTTACACAGCAACAGAGGATACGTTTAAAGACACCGCCAACCTTGTTAAAGAGGACTCTGTGGTGTAACTGGGTAACTCGTTTAGGGAAATTAGACACATCCATTTGCacatatattttttataaacaGAAGAGTAAGGTTCACATTCAAATGCTTTATAAAAAGATATACATCTCTTAGCCAGTGGCTGGAGATGTATGTTGAAACTATGCCTTGTTTTTTTGACAAATGccaatttctatttttatgaaCGATTATCGTGATGTACTATATGTATATCTTTGCACTGAAGCTGTCTGAAAGTAATGTTATAAATATATTGTACATTTGTAAATTTTTCTGAGATTATCTTGTTCGGTGATGTTGCTAGTAGAAATTTGTATGGAATCAGTCATATATTTAGGGCTAAATTAATTATATAAATGCTtaaaactaaaagaaagagAACCAAACAAGGCAAATAAAGGAACATTACTGATTTACAGGGTCTTTAGAGTGTACCTTTAATATCAGcaccttttaaaaattctacTGGTGCTCTGGGCATCTTTGCCACCTGTTTTATATAGTACTGTATATAAAAATGGGTATCTCTTCCTCTTGTGTTAAACAAAAGATGAAAGAGTCAATGCAGCATTATTATGCTGAATAGTTACCTGTGCAAAATGTTGTTCTTACAATGTTGCCTGACATAATTTCCTCTCAGTCTATAAAACACATACTTTTCCTCTAGGTTCCAATTAACACAATTCCATTACTAGTGTTCCTATGAAGACTGGATATATTTAGATTTTAGTGCCACAACTACTTAATGAGCTTTTCTCTTGCTCATCAATGGAATACCTCTGTTCTTGGCTGGAGTCTCTGGAACTGTGTTCTCTTTGTACTGTGAAGTAGCTAGGTTTCTGTAGCAGCTTATTTCCAAACAGCAAAATATGAGAGATATTGGTTCATTTCAGAAttccttcaggttttttttttaaatgtgaaaatttaattttattgacTATTTATTTCCTAAGGTGGATATTAATAGAAAGGGAAGCAATTTCTACTAATGCAGTCTTTGTAGTTTTCTGGTTGTTCCTCTAACCTTCCATCAGAATATACTGTTGATCTTTTTAGCTCTTCTAATAATTAGCCAAGATAGTTTCCACAACATGAACCATTTGAGAAAACTGATTACAGGACCATGTTCTTCAGTATTCCTGGCTAGCTACTCATACAAAAGATTCCTGAATTTATAATGATTGAGACTTTTGCTACTTGATTGTTTTATATCTAAATTCTCAAAATATATACTATTTCTAATTAGAATGCTTGTAATTACATGGTAACATACTTTGATTAGAAAAGACTGTAAAATGATGCTGCTGAATAAGTCTAATAAACATATTATTTTATCACATTCCTATTCCATAATTTGTGTCAAGGCTCTATGTACTTTTCCAGTTGTGGAGACTTCCGTGCACTCTGAGAGGAAAACAACAATGCCTTAGATAAAGTTAAATAAGAATAGTGTTTACTGCTTTACACAGCTGTCTAAAGTTCTTCCTGTAAGATGATGTCTTGATACTGACACTGTATCTCTGTAAGTGTGAAAGCTGCCCTGTTACACACATTCAATAAACTGGCCCTTGGAACAGGAAACTCTTACTATTGAGAGACTGACAGTCAAGGTAGTATGGACATAAGTGATTAAAACCTTATTTCAATTACCTTTCATGTCTGATGTCAGAATCTgatgctttgattttttttcttctttaagcacattatgtgtttttaaaataattttttcttgagTCCATTAATGTAGAAAATTCCTTAGAGTTTGCAACACAACAGACACATCTGTAAGGATTTCTTTGAGATGCAAGATGCTGTTCTTAAGGAAATAATTCACAAGGTTTTAAAGGGAGAAGGCAAGGCTGACCCTTCCAAAAGACTTGCCTGCAGTTGCATACCGTGAGAAAAAGTAGTGTCAGTTTTGGGAATAGTCTTTGTCAGCTGAAAGATTTGGAACCAGTGTTGGTGAAAACTGCTAATATGTGAGCTATGTatcagaaatactttttttcctgttataattttaacttttcctgtaataattttaactttttaagaTAGGGAAGAAAACAGTCCCTGGGTTACTCTCTAGTTAGGTAGTATGTAGGTTTGGTTGTTTAGCATatctcctgctctcagcagcatAGCTACTGAGAACCCTTCTGATTATCTACTCTTTATCAGTGTATGTACACTTGGGATTATGTAAAATTTAAGTTTTGGTACTTTGTACAACAGAAGTTTTAGATTATACTCAtaactttatttttcacttaTATTCTTTTTCCCTTATCAGGACAGTCCCTGCTTGAATTCTTAAATTTTGGACTCTTTCTGTTTCAAAGAAAGCTGATTTTTAGATATTTCAACAACTGTCTGTATTCTGCAACTATAGAGCTGATAAATTAtactattaattttttaatgtactttCTCTTTAGAGCTGCCTGGCCAGATAGAAAGATTTCTCTCTCTGCAAGTATTTATTGTGAAATGAAGTAAAATAGATTTATTCTTGAAGCTGTTTGCTAGAGAATAGAATTTCAATGAAATACTTGAAGATTACTAGAACATTTTACAtactgtccttttttttcccattgcaaacacacacacatgcccTCTCACACATAGTGATGAAGCTTCTTTTCTTATGTTTGGAGTTCTGACCTGCACATGGTATTTTTTTAAGCTTAATTGAATTGCACATTAATGATTAATCACCAGCACAGCACTTCAGCAAATAAAACCTTTACCCCTTCAATTTTAATATCTCTAGGAGCACCCATTTGTGAGCCTCTGGCCAATAGCTCAAGAGATAGAAATAGTGTACAAAAGGCACAGTAATGTCAGCTAATGTTTTGCCATTCTGAACATGCTCTGTACAACTGAAAGGATTTGCTATAGCCTACACTAATGACCTACTTCATCTGATAAGTGAAATCATTTTCACCTGCAAAACACACTGAGGatgaaagaaatacaaatgcatattgtttttgtattttcccCATAAACTACAATAATATTAGGAAGACAGTTAAAGTATGTATTTCGATACTCTGTTTGTTCTGTTTGCATAGAACAGTGAAGTTTTGATTTTCCCTAGAATTGCATATCTGTAAAAttgcttgtgttttttttcctgcagaattgAATAATCAAGTGGCCAGATACTATAATTGTAATTTCTGGAATATGCTGCAATATCTGGAcctcattattattatttgacTTAATGTCTTGTGTGAATAGTATTAACTAGATTTGTAGCTGAAAATTTTATGAATGCAGATCCTATAGAGGTATAATTTCTGAGCAACAGCCTTCAAAAACATGCTGGATTTACAAGCCTACCTGTGAACTCAGAATTTCAGGTAAGGTGGGGTGAGGGATGGAGAAAGTATCTTCTGAAAACAATTTTAACAGTCTAGTAACTGGTAAAGAAGAGGACATCTAGTTTTGATAGCATAAATCTTTATTTCTGCACAGTTGATCCTGTGTTAATGCTAGACACTCATCAGAGCTCCATGAACTGGtctcctgctctcagctggagctggcagtgtaATACGCAGCAGCATATCAGACAGACAGCTCGGGCCATAGGAGAGAAACAGCCAGAAGAACTTTGCATCCCATCCTGCCCTGTATCGTGTCCTGGGGTACTTTGCTATCAGTGCATGTTCCATGCATTTTATGACATTAGAAGTATCATAGTCACACAGTCTTTTCACTGATGATCTTTGGGCTTTTATATCTGTAAACAAAAGAATAATCCTGAAAGCATTTATATGCAAGATCTCTGCAAGAGTGTTCTTTATACCCAAAGGTTTGGCTACAGCTTCAGGCTTGCTTTAAACTGCTGTCTCAAGTGCTGAGAGCAGTACAGCTACAGCAAAGCAGAGACAATAAAGGCTACAAAACACCCAGAAGTCCAATAAACAAAATCCTCCCTGGCCTATACTTGAGCCAGATGTTCTGTACAGTATGTTCTGTGTCACACTGCACTAACTTTTCAGATACCAAGAAGCAATAAATGTAGCATATGGCCATAGCAACTCATTCCCACTGGGCATCCTACCTGTAAGTATAGAGGGACAAGGAAAGGTAGCATGACCTCATATCTCACCAGTCTCATGTGTGAACTAATTAATACCTCAGGCCTCATCTAACATACACAAAGTAAAGAGCAGTCAGTGATGGGTCCTTAATGAGCATTAATGATGTCGAGTAAatgttcacagaatcacagagagGTTGAAGTTGAAAGGGACCTCTGGCATCAAGCCCCACTACTTAAGCTGGGTCACTTagaccaggctgcccaggacatGTCCAGATGGTTATGGATATCTCCAAAGAGGGGGActccacagctgccctgggcaacctgtgctaGTCCTCAGTCACCCTCACACTGAGATGTTCACCAGGAATATCCTTTGTTTCAGTGTGTGCCTTTGCCTTGAGTCCTGTCCCTGGACAACGCTAAAAAGGGCTTGGCTCTGTTGTCTTTAGAGCTTCAATTCAGGTATTTATATATGTTGATAGTATCCCCCCTGAGCTTTCATACAATCCTTTTTCTACTTACATTCAACTAAGTATTTTTCTCCATAGGAGTCCCTGATCTCAGGAGTCAGTCTGTTCCAAAGTTTGAAGAGGTGTTTCTCAATGATATCTGAATTAACTTCTTCTGCCTTAAAGAAACCATGCTCAACAATGCTTACTTTCACTCCAAAATGCCGCATTTCTATCctagaagaaaagaaatcaaataatCTCCCTGACCATCCAATAATGGCACAACTATGAATCATAAGTAAGTTGAAAATCTGTCACATTAATAATTGAGAATTTGATTATTATCTTAATATatcagaattattttgaaagGTTCAAATTGGATTCATAGCAGTTGTTCTGTAAAAGCAGAGCAGAcaactgagggaaaaaaagcagtgtCAAGTAGATTCACAATTCTCTGTGGTTTATGCTGGACTCTTGCAAAGGGTGTAACAGCTAGGTGCATCTTAGTAATGTATTCTCATATGAGAGCTTTTGACAATTTCATATACTGTTGCATTATTTTAGTTCACAGCAACAGCAGAATATTAAAGTGTCTGAAAAACGTAAACGTGAAAAAAATTTTCAATTGGATTAGAACTTCATTCTTTATCCTATGGCTAAATGGCTATGGTTAAATGATTAAATGTTAATGGGCTTCCTCATAGTGTAGTTCCCTCAATGTAATTTTGAGTTGCAGTGCAACTCCTTTGGGGTGAGAATGGCATTTTTGTCTTGCTGGGCAGCTCAAGAGACCAAGGAAGCCATGTTCTACAGTGTGTAAAGGAATAGACCACATCTACATTAGCCATTAGTTTCTATTTCTTTGGGGTATATGGTTTCTTTAAGTAAGTACTCACAATGATTTGGAACCAGCTTTCCTAGTTGTTCTGACTCATGCAGACTTGGCTCACTGGACTGGGCCTTAGCTTTCTAGAAGCAGTGCAGTACAACTGTTTCAGCAAAGGTGTTCAGCCTAATTTTCTGAAGTTAAAATTACCTTTGGTTGTGTGGTTGCTGTCTGGAATTGCCCAGCTCAGACTGTTGAGGAGAATTAGAGCAAAAGATACAGGCAAGTATATTAACTTGCCCAAGAAACTCGGTGTCTGACCAGGCTATATTTTTGATTTACTTTCAGGCATGCACTGGATTCACGTGCCTGAAATCTGCATGCTAACAACTTGTCTGGGACATGAAAATTTTCCAAGTGCAGCTCCTTGCTGGGTCTGTCCCTAGTACTGGAGAGCAAAATCTTAAAAAAGTGACCAGtcttcttattttcctttccccctttagGCAAGATTTTCAGAGAGGAATCAAAATGGGCAAACATACCCTTCCTCAGCACGTCTGGAGTCTGTTCTTGGATCCATGCATGTGTTTCTGGCTACTTACCTTAAGGTGTCAGAGAAAGCTTCCATGCCCCATTTGGACAGACTGTAGCCACCCCCTACAAAAGCCATGAGACCTTTGGCATTCATTAGATTGACAACTCTTCCCTCAGCTTTTTTCAGAAGAGGCAGAAGCTTGAGTGTGATTTCAATCAATCCCAGCAGGCTAACATCCAGGACTGAATGGAAGTCTTCAATCCTCAGCCAGTCGGTGGGTCCTACAGGTGCTGTTCCTTCAGCATTGCTCACCAAGCCAAAAAGCCCTAGGAGGAATGCAAAACCATTTATCTCAGTATATGGCAATATCTTACCCTGGAGTATCATGGATGCATTGGGAACCAAGCACACAGTCTGCAAAAACTTCAGTGAGATGAATACGGTTATCTGGGATTTGCTTGGATGGTGTGCTTTGTACATCTGTTAGAATTTGCTGAAGAACATGGGTAAAATGTTAAAGGAACACTATTTTGTTTGGAGATGTGGGCCACCATGCTGGGCTTTATCCAGATCTGCTCAGGTATGTAGGCTCCTAATACGTGTTTGTATTCTTGTGAAAATCAAATGGTCTGCATAGAAGTGGAGAGACTGATTGTTCTGGTTTGGGGTCTAAAGGTCTGGACCAAATCTGTAGAATTAGTCAATGCTTCTAAAGATACTAGCTTAGCCCTGTGTATTGATAGTGCTGCTTTACTACCTTTATAAATGACTGGAGGAACTTTAGATAAATAGTGACGTTTCCTAGAGTTTGCTGAGGACAGCCTGTGCCTGAGGGGAGAGGCCGAAAGTCCAGCACTCAGCCTCCATAAAGAGTCTTACACGCTGAGGGGAAAGCATTAGCAGTGGCTATCCTGCCTGAGAACCTGGGGCTTTCTGCAAGTTGGGAGCAAGAGCCTGCTGGAGGAGGTAAGAGCTAAGAATTTTGTTAAACTTGCTCTCAATCTCTGCATTCAAGAATGGTCTGGAATATTCATGATAAGGCCAAAAGCCTATTACAGTCTTTGAGGAGAAAGTCTTATGGTAGAAGATACATGTTTTGCTGTTTTaagtaattaatttattaataagcCTATTGAATAGTTGGTGTAACTGTGTATTACAACTGGTAGTTACAGTGCTGTGATGCCCTTTGGTAGCCTTTAGTCTGAGCTATCAATGCTGATAAATGTGTATTGCCATAGTTGAATATATTTACTATGCAGATCTTTTTAGCCTTTGCCAAACCCATCACTGAAGTCTCAGGTATCAAAAGGTGAACTCTTCTTCTTTACAGGAGTACTCAGAGGTATATGATAGGAGTAGTGAGAGCTACCCCTGTAACAGCTCTAACAAAACTGGTTGAAATTGCAAGTGTTTCACTGTTGCAGTCAGTGCAATTGTTGAGTACAATGCAAATGTCATACTTATCCAGGCATACAAAAATATATACTCTTCTCTTTACTAGAGGAGGACTGCAGAGGCCCTGAATTAACCATTTTTAATTGAGTGGGCTGAATTGTCATGAAAATTTTCTGATACCAGTTAGTACCTTCCTTCCACTGACATTCTTCAACTACACCAGAAGGAGTTTAAAAAACACACCTGGGAATGATCTGGTTTTAACAGACCAAGCAAATAGATTTTTAGGTACCCTTTTGATGAAAGCAGTGGGCAGCATTGCTAGAGAGAATATCTTTGAACTGAGAAATGACAGAACTGAGGAGTGAATGTGTTTCATCAGTGAGATTAAAAATGCCTCTGCAGTGAGTAGAGAGGCAACAGAACTTTTAGCTAGACCAGATTTGGTTATATTGAATCATCTTTCTGAGAGGTTGCCTTGCCACTTACCCTTGCCAGCTGTCTGTTCAGTCACAAacaccacagccctggcaaTGCTGTCGGAGTCTGCTAAGTTCAGATTCACTGTCTTCAGTGAGAGAGAAGAGCAGCACTGTAGCTCTTGGCTTCCTTTTTCTGTGGCACATGCAGCAATGACACAAAATCCCCTTTTGTCAAGCCATTTAGCCAGTGAGTTTCCAAGTCCAGTGTCACAGCCTGTTATGAAGACATGCTTTCCATTCAGGTTTCTCACTCTGTATCTGTCTCTGATGATCCAGTAAATGATAAGAGAAAGTATGGAAGCCAAAACTGCTATGTGCAGTGAGTCTGAAAGTGAGAGCTACAAGCAAATAAGTTAATGATGTGGAAGTGCAATGAAGCAAATGTGCTCAGCCAGCCCTCCAACTTCCTGAGACACAACTCCTGTTAGGGGCTTTGTTTCTGGTTGCAGCCCTTCCAAACCACTCTATGTTAGAGGAGAGCAGGAATAGGAGCTTTGGCACAATGTGATCGGGATCCATGAATAATGTGTGCCTTGACAAAACCTCCTGTATCTTTCTTCTCAATAGATTTTCCTGCTTTCAAGCTTTGCTGACCAGACTTTCTCATCAGCTCTGTCCTTTAAGAACATTTCAGACTGAAAGGAATGACCTTTTCAGTTCTGAAAGGTTTTATTTGTGGACATGGGTCATTATTTATGCTGATACGAGAGAGAGAAATTCCCCTGGGAAAAAGAATGATTCTCATTGACCACTTTTATGATGCTACCCAGGCTGCTTTTCTTATCTGTAACAGAGAAGCAGAGTAACCCCAGGAACAACTCAAGAGAAGTGTAAGCTGCAGTGGTGGATCTGATGACTAATTTGTTATGTGACTTGTGGGACAGTGAGTGATTTGCTCTCTGCCCCTTAGACAAGGTAGACTTTGGGGCAGTGCCTGAGTCTTCGGTCACTTGTTGCCTGTTTAGCAGTGatacacagcacagcaggacatACTATATAGAAAGTGTGTTTGTATAAAGAAATGAGGAAATGCATGGAGATTTAATTCATTAAAGCCAATATTTATAGGAAATCCAATAAGCACATTCCAGACATCCTGTTAAGAGAAACTTTTTCACAGGTTCTAAGCAGTCACCTAGGCTCTAGTTACCAACATAGGTGTAGATGTGCAGACAACTCACctttaaaatgtgacatttttaaAGCCTGTCTTCTGTGTAACATTATTTCTATCTCAAGACATGAATATTAAAGGAAGCTCAATGTATTAGGCCTGTGTGCTAGAGCCTGTCTGTTGTTCCTGTTCCTACTGAGTTCATGAACTGTGATTTGCATTTACTCTGATCCCAAATTTTGCTGTCACGTCATCAAGTAGGtatggaaaaaaacctcagaatCTGATAGTGAATGGATGTTGAACTctcattaaataattaaatcagTTACAAAGCTAATAAAGTATAACAAGTGACAACATCCATTACCACTTAATGACATTTGAGTGCCTCAGTAGCCATCAATATGAACTTCTGAGCTGTTGACTAATGATCTCTGATTTTAAACCATTAAGCAAATATATACAGGTAAgagttttcttctccttttactGCAGTTTACAGGAGAGTTTTCAGTGAAAGTCCTCCTGTAAACTGCAGTAGAAGGGGAAGAAAActgaaatcccaaatttttGGGATGTTTGCACTGCTTATTTTAGAGGCCCATCTCACTGTTGTTTTGAGGTTGACGTAATCAACCCTCCAGCTCAGGTACTTTGGTTAGACACTTGGCTTTCTTGCTGTGAATGTCCCTGTTAAATTTGACAAGGATTGCAGTATTCCTGAATGTGTGCACTTTGAAATCATCTTTgtaatttttccctgtgttagTGACCTTTATTTTCTGAGAGGACTCAGAGAGTGCTCTGACAAAGTGCCACCACAACGATGTGAAAGCACTCAGGCTAATGAAGGCTTTtgtaatataaaataaagtCTGAAAACAGAATGTTTTAGTAGCTGATCATAGATCCCCCCCTGTCCATCTGCAATGATATGCCAGGCAATGACATTTCCTTTGTCCATTTAGAATTTGGAGCAGTGCTAGACACAAAAAGAGAGAGGACCTGCTGTCAGCAGGCTCTGATAACGCTGTGCCACTAAATCACAGCAAGGTATTTGGCAAGCTAGTACAGTGATATATATACATAACTTTAGGACtcaagtttcctttttttcaatacaaaattaaacaaaataattcaagTTTTGGGCAAACAATTAACCTAATTGAAAACAGAACTTATAA
Encoded proteins:
- the DHRS9 gene encoding dehydrogenase/reductase SDR family member 9 translates to MSTWKYRLSLQMSLQNLSLSDSLHIAVLASILSLIIYWIIRDRYRVRNLNGKHVFITGCDTGLGNSLAKWLDKRGFCVIAACATEKGSQELQCCSSLSLKTVNLNLADSDSIARAVVFVTEQTAGKGLFGLVSNAEGTAPVGPTDWLRIEDFHSVLDVSLLGLIEITLKLLPLLKKAEGRVVNLMNAKGLMAFVGGGYSLSKWGMEAFSDTLRIEMRHFGVKVSIVEHGFFKAEEVNSDIIEKHLFKLWNRLTPEIRDSYGEKYLVEYIKAQRSSVKRLCDYDTSNVIKCMEHALIAKYPRTRYRAGWDAKFFWLFLSYGPSCLSDMLLRITLPAPAESRRPVHGALMSV